The bacterium region TTGGAATAAAGCAGAAAAGACTTACGGGAAGATTGTAGAGCTTGTTCCTGGAAACATAAAAGCAAACCTCTATTTGGGTAATATATATTTTAGCCAAGGTAAGATGAAAAAAGCAATCAATCAATATGAGAAGATAATCAAACTCTCTCCCACATTCAATATTGGGGCTCATAATAATCTCGGTCTTGCCTATCTGGAATTGAAAAAGGTCAATCTGGCAAGAGAAGAATTCCAAAAAGTTTTGAAAGTTGATCCTGGAAACGAATTGGCCACGAGGAAGTTAAAAGAGACAGAGTCCGGGTTTAAAGGGGAGGGGAAAGAGGATAACTTGACAAGATAAATGAAATTTGTTAGGATGATGAACATATAATTGAACGACGGAAATTGTGATGAAAAATAATTTACAAAGGAGAGGAAAATGAAAAAAAAGCCCTTTCCATTAATATTATTAGTAGGATTGGTTATTACTTATTTTTCAGGCATTTATTCTGTCTTATCTGCAGGGGAAGTAGTTGATTTGATCGATACCCCCACTCCTCAAATTACTGAACGGGGGGGATATAATGTAAATTTCCGCTTCTATAGCTTGAAAAGCAGGGAAGGCAGTAATATTAGCGGACTTCTGGTGGGTCTATTCTTTGGAGTATTGGAGCATATGAACCTGGGAGTTTATCTTGATACTGAAAATATCATAGGGAATGATAATGTCAAGCTCAGGCGTCCTCGACTCTTTGTAAAATTTTACCTCTTCGGTGGAGCCGAGTACTTCCCAGCAATTAGCGTTGGTTACGATGATCAAGGTTATGGAGAATATAGTGATGGAAAGTATGAACAGAGAGAAAAAGGTTTCTTTATAGTCATCTGCAAAGAGAATTTTATTCCGGGATTGGAAGTCTCTACAGGGATTAATGGTTACGATTTTGATAAATTCAGGGTTAGAGGATTCATTAGCCTATTTTCTAAAGTATATGAGAATGTAATTCCCATGTTGGAATTCGATAATTTGGGTGGCGGAAAGCAGGTTAGGATAAATATAGGCATACGTTATTTCATCACGCCAAACTTAAACGTTGAAATAGACGGAAGAGATATTGCCCATGAATCTGATCGCATCTTTCGCATCGGATATATGAGTGGATTTTAAATTAAAAGATAGTCTGTTCATCGCTAGGAGGAATTTCTTGACGTCAAAAAACTTCGGACTCTGCAAGGCGCAAATCAAAACTCCTCGCTTCGCTCGTCAGACAGTGATTTGCTTGAAAGAAGATGAGTGAAGCATCCCGATTTTCAATCGGGATGCGGATTAGGGGGTTTGGGGGAAATAATCTGATTTCCCCCAAGGGGTCGCTGGAGCGACGAATAAGGAGCTCCGTGTTAGCGACGGGCGCGAGACGGTGAGCGCCCCGGAGGACAGAGAACCCCGATGGAATCGGGGTGAACGCCAGAGGGGTGAAACCCCTATGGAAGTGTTCCTTTGAGGAACACTTGTCCTCGTTTTTTGGCTAAAATTCCAATAGCTCTTCACAGACTATCTTTTAAATGTTGTAGTAAGGGAGGATGTGTTGGCTGAAGTTGAAGGTTTGGATTTTGAAAGACCGGTTGTACAACTGGAAAAGAAAATTGAAGAACTGAAAAATCTTGACGTTAACGAAAAAGTCGATTTTTCTCAGGAGATAGCCAGTCTGGAGAAAAAATGCGAGAAACTTAAGAAGGAAATTTTCGGGAATCTCACTCCCTGGCAAAAGGTCCAACTGGCTCGCCATCCTAAACGCCCCTATACTTTAGACTATATAAATCTACTTATGAGTGATTTTGTAGAACTTCAGGGAGACAGAGGTTTTGCCGATGACCCAGCCATGGTGGCGGGAGTGGCTAAATTTAAGGAAGAACCGGTTGTAATTATTGGTCATCAGAAAGGCCGAACGCTCCAGGAAAACATGGTGAGAAATTTCGGGATGTCCCATCCGGAAGGATATCGCAAGGCGTTGAGGATAATGAAGCTGGCTGAGAAATTTTCAATTCCTGTTATTAGTTTCATAGATACTCCCGGAGCCTATCCAGGAATCGGGGCAGAAGAGAGAGGGCAAGCCGAAGCAATTGCCCGAAATTTGAAAGCCATGTCAGAATTGGAAGTTCCCATTATTGTTGTGATCGTGGGAGAAGGTGGTAGTGGGGGAGCGCTGGGAATCGGTGTTGGCGATAAAGTCCTGATGTTGGAAAATGCTATCTATTCGGTTATCTCTCCTGAAGGTTGCGCTTCTATTCTGTGGAGGGATGCAGCGAAGGCTCCGGAGGCTGCTAAGGCACTAAAGTTGACCGCTCAAGATTTATTGGGGTTAAAAGTGATTGATGAAATTATTGATGAGCCTCTGGGTGGCGTCCATCGGGATATAGAATTTGTAGGGAGGCACTTGGAAAAAAAGATAAATAGATACCTGAACGAATTAAAAAACTTGCCCGTAGAGGAACTGTTGAGAAAAAGGTACCAGAAGTTTCGCCTGCTGGGCGAATTTATAGAAGTACAACCGAGCAGAAAAGAAAAAACTGAAATAAAAGAAGAAAAAAAATGAGAAAGATTGCTGTTACCACTGCTGGTGGTGATGCCCCGGG contains the following coding sequences:
- a CDS encoding acetyl-CoA carboxylase carboxyltransferase subunit alpha produces the protein MAEVEGLDFERPVVQLEKKIEELKNLDVNEKVDFSQEIASLEKKCEKLKKEIFGNLTPWQKVQLARHPKRPYTLDYINLLMSDFVELQGDRGFADDPAMVAGVAKFKEEPVVIIGHQKGRTLQENMVRNFGMSHPEGYRKALRIMKLAEKFSIPVISFIDTPGAYPGIGAEERGQAEAIARNLKAMSELEVPIIVVIVGEGGSGGALGIGVGDKVLMLENAIYSVISPEGCASILWRDAAKAPEAAKALKLTAQDLLGLKVIDEIIDEPLGGVHRDIEFVGRHLEKKINRYLNELKNLPVEELLRKRYQKFRLLGEFIEVQPSRKEKTEIKEEKK